One window of Nicotiana tomentosiformis chromosome 11, ASM39032v3, whole genome shotgun sequence genomic DNA carries:
- the LOC104093824 gene encoding uncharacterized protein isoform X1 → MAEQQHSQLSSLRALELRLLRCSLPPSTPPPPSHQPLPTPYLSHLHTLIEQILELIESGEYTKALSSPGAKSIFSSQSLIHNQLNDSSQKAELFYSEFVPQCVTLFLNAEDGGEKNSVFNSFLNKLYKAVLVMAVSVAALLAFTQSNITGPMMKLPPMPLGAITFGEEELTSGSGGWLEWEAWAQKELMSAGSDLRAKFLNLQYITFAKILLMRTKDILSERNDLGMDGARSISWWLARLLIIQQKLLDDRSSSLFDLLQVLTRESLQHIGSLEKVKDYWASLISEEDVSTIVSMLHLEAGIMELYYGRVDASRVHIESAAATSRLNFSLSGALGFRTVHQVEPKAQLLLVGSADADDGSASLGNEFQNKVSTSVENAVPQHPSETHETSDILMAPRFLGDDKSSEYSAQGAQNHSIASMQLKPTQQAVILAQCLSIEKRARGDELQRWEMAPYIEAIDSQKSSLFTLHHLCNILRIRWESTRSRTKQRALLMMDKLVQGICDPSPGATQRMHCCFGVNIPTIPALRKEYGDLLVSCGLIGEAVKVYEELELWDNLIYCYRLMEKKAAAVELIKAQLSERPCDPRLWCSLGDVTNDDKCYEKAQEVSGNKSARAQRSLARSAYNRGEYEKSKDLWESAMAMNSMYPDGWFALGAAALKARDVEKALDGFTRAVQLDPENGEAWNNIACLHMVKKKNKEAFIAFKEALKLKRDSWQMWENFSHVAANIGNFSQALEAVTKVLDMTNKKRIDIELLERMLQELELRTSPRNSELHALRDSTGSAEAGSNMINADLSTSSDVDLARERETEHLIQSVGKILRQIVQTGGNAEIWGLYARWHKLKGDLAMCSEALLKQVRSYQGSDLWKDKDRFAKFARASLELCKVYQETARRNGSRRELSAAEMHLKNTIKQAEAFSDTKEYQDILACLDEVKAAQTASIAVI, encoded by the exons ATGGCCGAACAACAACACTCTCAACTCTCATCTCTCCGTGCTCTGGAGCTCCGTCTTCTTCGTTGCTCTCTTCCACCCTCAACCCCACCCCCTCCCTCTCATCAACCCCTACCCACCCCTTATTTATCTCACCTCCACACCCTCATTGAACAAATTCTCGAATTAATCGAATCGGGTGAATACACAAAAGCACTCTCTTCCCCTGGCGCCAAATCCATTTTCTCCTCACAATCTTTAATTCATAATCAGCTCAATGATTCTTCCCAAAAAGCTGAGTTGTTTTACTCAGAATTTGTGCCCCAATGTGTGACTTTGTTTCTAAATGCAGAAGATGGGGGTGAAAAAAATTCTGTTTTTAATAGCTTtctgaacaagttgtataaaGCAGTTCTTGTCATGGCAGTTTCTGTTGCAGCTCTGCTTGCTTTTACTCAGTCTAACATTACTGG GCCAATGATGAAGTTGCCACCAATGCCGTTAGGTGCAATAACTTTTGGAGAAGAAGAGTTGACCAGTGGTTCTGGTGGTTGGTTAGAATGGGAAGCGTGGGCACAAAAGGAGTTAATGTCAGCTGGTTCTGACTTGCGCGCCAAATTTTTGAATCTGCAG TATATAACCTTTGCCAAGATACTGCTTATGAGGACGAAAGATATTTTGTCAGAAAGAAACGACTTGGGGATGGATGGAGCCAGAAGCATCTCATGGTGGTTAGCTAGGCTGTTAATCATTCAACAGAAGTTGTTGGACGATCGCTCATCTTCTTTGTTTGACTTATTGCAAGTATTAACGCGTGAAAGTTTGCAACATATTGGTTCTCTGGAGAAAGTAAAAGATTATTGGGCTTCTCTGATATCAGAAGAGGATGTTTCGACTATTGTATCTATGCTTCATTTGGAGGCAGGAATAATGGAACTTTACTATGGACGAGTTGATGCTTCAAG GGTCCATATTGAATCAGCTGCAGCAACATCCAGACTTAATTTTTCGCTAAGTGGGGCTCTGGGCTTCCGTACGGTACATCAG GTGGAACCAAAAGCACAACTCCTCCTTGTGGGTAGCGCGGATGCCGATGATGGTAGTGCTTCTCTTGGGAATGAGTTCCAAAATAAGGTTTCTACCAGTGTTGAAAATGCTGTTCCTCAACATCCCAGTGAAACTCATGAAACATCAGACATATTGATGGCCCCCAGATTCTTGGGAGATGATAAAAGTTCAGAATACAGTGCACAAGGTGCTCAAAATCACAGTATAGCGTCTATGCAGTTAAAGCCTACTCAGCAAGCAGTAATTTTAGCACAATGTCTTTCTATTGAGAAGAGAGCTCGGGGTGATGAATTGCAAA GGTGGGAGATGGCTCCTTATATTGAGGCAATTGATTCCCAGAAGTCATCACTTTTTACG CTACACCATTTGTGCAATATATTACGTATTCGATGGGAATCAACTCGTAGTCGTACGAAGCAGCGTGCATTACTGATGATGGATAAACTG GTTCAGGGAATATGTGATCCTTCCCCTGGAGCTACACAAAGGATGCATTGTTGTTTTGGAGTTAATATCCCTACCATTCCTGCATTGCGCAA GGAGTATGGAGATCTACTAGTGAGCTGTGGTTTGATAGGAGAAGCTGTTAAAGTGTATGAGGAGCTTGAGCTTTGGGATAACTTAATATACTGTTATAG GCTAATGGAGAAGAAAGCGGCAGCTGTTGAACTGATCAAGGCTCAGTTATCCGAAAGACCATGTGACCCTAGGTTATG GTGTTCCCTTGGAGATGTTACAAATGATGACAAATGCTATGAGAAAGCCCAGGAAGTGTCAGGGAATAAGTCTGCTCGAGCACAG CGCTCTCTTGCCCGTAGTGCTTACAACAGGGGGGAGTACGAGAAGTCAAAAGATCTATG GGAATCTGCAATGGCAATGAATTCTATGTATCCAGATGGATGGTTTGCACTTGGTGCTGCTGCTTTAAAG GCTAGAGATGTTGAGAAGGCACTGGATGGGTTTACACGTGCTGTTCAGCTTGATCCTGAAAATGGAGAGGCTTGGAATAATATTGCTTGCCT GCATATGGTTAAGAAGAAAAACAAGGAAGCTTTCATTGCATTTAAGGAAGCCTTGAAGCTGAA ACGAGACAGCTGGCAGATGTGGGAAAATTTTAGCCATGTTGCTGCAAATATTGGAAATTTCAGTCAG GCACTGGAAGCAGTTACGAAGGTGCTGGATATGACAAATAAGAAGAGAATTGATATTGAATTACTTGAGAGGATGTTGCAAGAGCTAGAATTACGGACTTCGCCTAGGAATTCTGAATTACATGCTTTGAGGGATAGCACCGGTTCTGCTGAGGCTGGCTCGAATATGATTAATGCTGATCTGTCGACCAGCTCAGACGTAGATTTGGCAAGAGAACGCGAAACTGAGCACTTGATTCAGTCAGTGGGGAAAATCCTACGGCAG ATTGTTCAAACTGGTGGGAATGCTGAGATTTGGGGCCTCTATGCCAGGTGGCATAAACTCAAAGGAGATCTTGCAATGTGTTCAGAGGCCCTTCTTAAGCAAGTCAGATCATACCAG GGATCTGACTTATGGAAGGATAAAGACCGGTTTGCAAAGTTTGCACGTGCCTCGTTAGAACTCTGCAAGGTTTACCAGGAAACAGCTCGACGTAATGGTAGCCGTAGGGAGTTATCTGCAGCGGAGATGCACTTAAAAAACACAATCAAGCAG GCCGAGGCTTTTTCTGACACCAAAGAGTATCAAGATATCTTGGCATGCCTTGATGAGGTGAAGGCAGCACAAACCGCCTCAATTGCTGTGATATAA
- the LOC104093824 gene encoding uncharacterized protein isoform X2 — translation MDGARSISWWLARLLIIQQKLLDDRSSSLFDLLQVLTRESLQHIGSLEKVKDYWASLISEEDVSTIVSMLHLEAGIMELYYGRVDASRVHIESAAATSRLNFSLSGALGFRTVHQVEPKAQLLLVGSADADDGSASLGNEFQNKVSTSVENAVPQHPSETHETSDILMAPRFLGDDKSSEYSAQGAQNHSIASMQLKPTQQAVILAQCLSIEKRARGDELQRWEMAPYIEAIDSQKSSLFTLHHLCNILRIRWESTRSRTKQRALLMMDKLVQGICDPSPGATQRMHCCFGVNIPTIPALRKEYGDLLVSCGLIGEAVKVYEELELWDNLIYCYRLMEKKAAAVELIKAQLSERPCDPRLWCSLGDVTNDDKCYEKAQEVSGNKSARAQRSLARSAYNRGEYEKSKDLWESAMAMNSMYPDGWFALGAAALKARDVEKALDGFTRAVQLDPENGEAWNNIACLHMVKKKNKEAFIAFKEALKLKRDSWQMWENFSHVAANIGNFSQALEAVTKVLDMTNKKRIDIELLERMLQELELRTSPRNSELHALRDSTGSAEAGSNMINADLSTSSDVDLARERETEHLIQSVGKILRQIVQTGGNAEIWGLYARWHKLKGDLAMCSEALLKQVRSYQGSDLWKDKDRFAKFARASLELCKVYQETARRNGSRRELSAAEMHLKNTIKQAEAFSDTKEYQDILACLDEVKAAQTASIAVI, via the exons ATGGATGGAGCCAGAAGCATCTCATGGTGGTTAGCTAGGCTGTTAATCATTCAACAGAAGTTGTTGGACGATCGCTCATCTTCTTTGTTTGACTTATTGCAAGTATTAACGCGTGAAAGTTTGCAACATATTGGTTCTCTGGAGAAAGTAAAAGATTATTGGGCTTCTCTGATATCAGAAGAGGATGTTTCGACTATTGTATCTATGCTTCATTTGGAGGCAGGAATAATGGAACTTTACTATGGACGAGTTGATGCTTCAAG GGTCCATATTGAATCAGCTGCAGCAACATCCAGACTTAATTTTTCGCTAAGTGGGGCTCTGGGCTTCCGTACGGTACATCAG GTGGAACCAAAAGCACAACTCCTCCTTGTGGGTAGCGCGGATGCCGATGATGGTAGTGCTTCTCTTGGGAATGAGTTCCAAAATAAGGTTTCTACCAGTGTTGAAAATGCTGTTCCTCAACATCCCAGTGAAACTCATGAAACATCAGACATATTGATGGCCCCCAGATTCTTGGGAGATGATAAAAGTTCAGAATACAGTGCACAAGGTGCTCAAAATCACAGTATAGCGTCTATGCAGTTAAAGCCTACTCAGCAAGCAGTAATTTTAGCACAATGTCTTTCTATTGAGAAGAGAGCTCGGGGTGATGAATTGCAAA GGTGGGAGATGGCTCCTTATATTGAGGCAATTGATTCCCAGAAGTCATCACTTTTTACG CTACACCATTTGTGCAATATATTACGTATTCGATGGGAATCAACTCGTAGTCGTACGAAGCAGCGTGCATTACTGATGATGGATAAACTG GTTCAGGGAATATGTGATCCTTCCCCTGGAGCTACACAAAGGATGCATTGTTGTTTTGGAGTTAATATCCCTACCATTCCTGCATTGCGCAA GGAGTATGGAGATCTACTAGTGAGCTGTGGTTTGATAGGAGAAGCTGTTAAAGTGTATGAGGAGCTTGAGCTTTGGGATAACTTAATATACTGTTATAG GCTAATGGAGAAGAAAGCGGCAGCTGTTGAACTGATCAAGGCTCAGTTATCCGAAAGACCATGTGACCCTAGGTTATG GTGTTCCCTTGGAGATGTTACAAATGATGACAAATGCTATGAGAAAGCCCAGGAAGTGTCAGGGAATAAGTCTGCTCGAGCACAG CGCTCTCTTGCCCGTAGTGCTTACAACAGGGGGGAGTACGAGAAGTCAAAAGATCTATG GGAATCTGCAATGGCAATGAATTCTATGTATCCAGATGGATGGTTTGCACTTGGTGCTGCTGCTTTAAAG GCTAGAGATGTTGAGAAGGCACTGGATGGGTTTACACGTGCTGTTCAGCTTGATCCTGAAAATGGAGAGGCTTGGAATAATATTGCTTGCCT GCATATGGTTAAGAAGAAAAACAAGGAAGCTTTCATTGCATTTAAGGAAGCCTTGAAGCTGAA ACGAGACAGCTGGCAGATGTGGGAAAATTTTAGCCATGTTGCTGCAAATATTGGAAATTTCAGTCAG GCACTGGAAGCAGTTACGAAGGTGCTGGATATGACAAATAAGAAGAGAATTGATATTGAATTACTTGAGAGGATGTTGCAAGAGCTAGAATTACGGACTTCGCCTAGGAATTCTGAATTACATGCTTTGAGGGATAGCACCGGTTCTGCTGAGGCTGGCTCGAATATGATTAATGCTGATCTGTCGACCAGCTCAGACGTAGATTTGGCAAGAGAACGCGAAACTGAGCACTTGATTCAGTCAGTGGGGAAAATCCTACGGCAG ATTGTTCAAACTGGTGGGAATGCTGAGATTTGGGGCCTCTATGCCAGGTGGCATAAACTCAAAGGAGATCTTGCAATGTGTTCAGAGGCCCTTCTTAAGCAAGTCAGATCATACCAG GGATCTGACTTATGGAAGGATAAAGACCGGTTTGCAAAGTTTGCACGTGCCTCGTTAGAACTCTGCAAGGTTTACCAGGAAACAGCTCGACGTAATGGTAGCCGTAGGGAGTTATCTGCAGCGGAGATGCACTTAAAAAACACAATCAAGCAG GCCGAGGCTTTTTCTGACACCAAAGAGTATCAAGATATCTTGGCATGCCTTGATGAGGTGAAGGCAGCACAAACCGCCTCAATTGCTGTGATATAA